The window CGGCCTTGCTAAAGAAATTTTGTGCTGATACCATGATTATTATTTTAAATGAAAATTACTAACATATTTACTATTCTAGAATTTAACTTCAGGGGCTTTTTCAGCACCTTCTGTAGCCTGAAAATATGCTTTTGTTTCAAACCCAAAAATACTTGCGTAGATATTCTTCGGGAATTTTTTGATATAGGTATTGAAAAGTTGAGTTGACTCATTAAATTTCCTTCTGGAATTCGCAATGCGATTTTCTGTTCCTTCCAATTGGGCTTGAAGATCAAGAAAACCTTGATTTGCTTTTAACTCAGGATACTTTTCGATGGTAACTAATAATCGGCTCAAAGATGAACTTAATCCTTGCTGAGCAGCCTGAAATTGTTCAAACATGGCCGGATTCAGATTATCGGCACTTACATTTACGGAGGTAGCTTTTGCTCTTGCTTCAACAACTGCTGTTAATGTTTCCTGTTCAAAATCGGCATAGCCTTGAACGGTATTAACCAAATTCGGAATTAAATCCATTCGGCGCTGATAGTCGGTAGTTACCTGCGACCACATCCCATTGATGTTTTCGGAATAAGTGATCATATTATTATAAGTTCCACT of the Bacteroidota bacterium genome contains:
- a CDS encoding LemA family protein — its product is MKKSWIIIAIVVVVFLIIYKSVSGTYNNMITYSENINGMWSQVTTDYQRRMDLIPNLVNTVQGYADFEQETLTAVVEARAKATSVNVSADNLNPAMFEQFQAAQQGLSSSLSRLLVTIEKYPELKANQGFLDLQAQLEGTENRIANSRRKFNESTQLFNTYIKKFPKNIYASIFGFETKAYFQATEGAEKAPEVKF